The genomic stretch ATATGCAGATGCTGATTAGTGCTGAAATTCTTGCTAGGATGATGCGAGGAACAATGGTTTAGTACGTTCTCTATAGGCTTGAAAACTATATACCACTAATGTTAGAATTGGAAAGACTTAAACCTCTACATTATAGCAAAACAACAACAACGCAGTAAAAGATTATTGCAGGAAAAGTTTTGGTAACCATTGGAAAAGGATGTTCTGTTTACCTGAGGGACATTCTTCCACAGGAAACAAGTGAATACCCTTAAGATTCCTGCCAAGAAGGAAAAACAATCCGATTAAAGCTCTTAAATAACTAGTAGTTAATTCCTCGAGTTAATTTTTTGCTTGAGGGTTATGTGTACATACTCATAAGAAGTGCTGAATGTCTCATCAGAtttgtcattatcaaaccgggaTGAACTGAATTAACAGTAATATTTACTCCCTCTTCCTGCATTTTAGTCACATATCGAGGTGAAAAGATGTCATACTCTAAATTTGTGTGTCAAATGGAGTTAATGAAATAGGCAACACATTGGCTTTAAGGTTTTAACCCCCAACCTTCTTGGGAAAAATACACTATGTATGTAGGCAAAAAAAATTATAtgcatatatactatatatacaagaacccttgtggtccggcccttcgcGGACCCCGTgaatagcgggagcttagtgcaccgagctGCCCATATACTATATCTTGACTCCCTTTGATTTTTTCGTAtgtttacttttatatattttgatACCCATTAATGAAAATCCTGGCTCCGCCACTCTCCCAACATATCGAAAAGCATATTAAATCCTTAGCTATTTGTTTGACTAAAAGAACTATATGAGACTAACAGAGGGATATATTTGGAGAATAGCTTTTGTTCCTCCAGGTAACAGCTTGCAGTATTAAACAAACTTAGCCAACTAATTACCTGCAAGCGGCGGGATAGCTCATTGGCATGTAATATGTTGGCTAATTTTGATTGTCCATACGCCAGTTTGTCTTGATAACTGAACAGTAAAACGAAtagtcaacaacaacaacaaactcagtatAATCTCAAAAGtagggtctggagagggtagtgtgtacgcagactttacccctacctaGAAAGCAGACATACTGTATCCtatagaccctcgactcaagaaaagatgaaaagaaagCAGTAGTAACAAGAAGTAACAACAGCAAGATAATAAGAAAACGAAGCGAAAGGAGCACCATGTAGTAATAGAAATCTACCAATAAGTAAAACAAATATCTAGTAATTGATTCCATTACCATCAGTATAGAACACTGCAAATTAATATTACCTGTTTTTGTCATTGACATTGTGAAATTGTATTCCTTCCCAGTAAGGACAAATGTGAGCTACTGATGACAAGTTCACAATCCTACCCTCAATACCAGTTGCTTTTGTTGTTTCCTTCATTTTGTCTAGAAGAAGATTAGTCAAATAGAAATGACCTGAAAAAAAATGTCAGAACTAAATCAGTCATATATTGAGAAATATGATTTGTCCAAAATCTGGATATTATGGTACGCGTTATACCAAGATGATTTGTGGCAAATTGCATCTCTATTCCATCCTCAGAAAGCTGAAATGGACAGAACATGATACCTGCATTATTTCTGGTTTTCGCAACGTTCTTTTAGAAACATGGTAAAAATATTCTTTTAAAGATATATCACTGAATCcaatgaagaaagaagaagtttctTTACATTAAGATGTTGAGAGGAAGGTTAAGTGCGAGGAAATTATCTGCAAATGCCTTGATCGATTTCATTGAGCTGAGGTCGAGTTTCAGAATTTCAATGCGAGCAGATTTATTTTCCTTCAAAATGCTTTGCTTTGCTTCATTTGCAGCCTCCATATTTCTTGCTGCAATAATGATATGAGCTTTCCTCAGTGCTAAAACTCTTGCAGTCTCCAGACCAATGCCACTTGCACCTCCTGTCGATTTGAGATGAATTAGCATATAAGCATACATTATCAATGTTAATTTATATATATCCTTCTGTTCTATTCCACCGATATGTCTATGTACGTTTGGTTTAAATTCTCACACAAACTGTTATGTTACGGCTAGTTGAACATGTTTAGTTAGAACGTTATCAGTCCGTAGTCCTAACAAACGACGGAGCTAGAAGCCCGGATACGGGTTCGACTGAAGTCACTAGCTTTTGCTTAAcatcttgtttggatggttgttacatatcgtatcgtattgtattgtattgtattgtactatatcgtttgatgaatacaatgtttggatggaTTGCGTCGTTTTGCCGTCGTTTCATGGTATCATGCACCAGTAATAtgatgaataaacttgcaatattataaagaaaaattatgagatgatatataaaaaggtaggctatatgataaaataaaattatttaataataataaaggatgagattgagagaaaaacacaaggaaacgacgcgaccacaccaaatcggtcgttacataaagtgacacatttcatcgttacgtaacgacggatttaacgatacgatacaataaaatttaagtaacaatcaaaacaaacattgtatttaaagtaacaatacgatacgatacaactGGTAACAACCATCAACAGTGTATTTGTATTAAAGAATTcgttaaatatatataaatattaattttagaACCCAGTTATTAGTATTTGAAGTCGTCGTTCTAAAATTTAGAACCCATAAGATTAAAATCTTTGTTCCGCCTCTGGTCCTAACTGGAACTCCTCAAACACCACATAACACTTGTTTTCGCCATTGCAGACACCCAAAAACATGAAGGAAATAGTGAGTcaattactcaaatggtcactcaactatctcaaattatctcataaagtcacttttcttttgtttgtaacaacaaagtgaCTTAACTATGCCTATTGCATttagaaggtcactcaactagattttcccaagtttggattgccaaatacttattttaccctctaaattattaaaatttatcttctttttatttttttaaatttttttaatattatgatttttctccttttaatttatattatggacttacctctagaataaataaatattatttataaattaaaaaaataaaaagtatttaagcatctatattcttgaaaattatgcttaattatattatatatattccatgcacgacTTAGCATAGCATATTTTACCTTATACAGATAGCGTCCCTGCTTTCCGGTGATATAACTTTGTGTCGTCGGAAAGTTGGTAGaaacataataatataattgagaaTAATTTTCAAGagtatataatgtatattataaaaatacctttatttaaataattatttttatattacgtgcatgaaatatatattttacaacctttattttcttttattctgaattgtgtaaataaactttttcattttttatgttaATACGAAAATTGTTATTACGAACAAATtattataattaatttttttactatgctcattattttgttgTTCCAGCATTATAGATGCTTaaatacttttt from Nicotiana sylvestris chromosome 12, ASM39365v2, whole genome shotgun sequence encodes the following:
- the LOC104229132 gene encoding short-chain dehydrogenase TIC 32 B, chloroplastic-like, whose protein sequence is MLRLVTGLAGPSGFGSASTAEQVTDGIDASPLTAIVTGGASGIGLETARVLALRKAHIIIAARNMEAANEAKQSILKENKSARIEILKLDLSSMKSIKAFADNFLALNLPLNILINNAGIMFCPFQLSEDGIEMQFATNHLGHFYLTNLLLDKMKETTKATGIEGRIVNLSSVAHICPYWEGIQFHNVNDKNSYQDKLAYGQSKLANILHANELSRRLQEEGVNITVNSVHPGLIMTNLMRHSALLMRILRVFTCFLWKNVPQGAATTCYVALHPSLKGVTGKYFVDCNEFKPSKLAQDEVLARNLWDFSNNLVNASQKIDKQNTVLGNATSY